The Alloyangia pacifica DNA segment CCCGGCACCGGCGTGGCAACCCCGGCGCTGCCGCACGCCGGTCCGGCGCAATACCTGTCGGTCAAGCTTGATCCCGATGCGCGCGGCGCGCTGGTCCTGACCGATCAGGGCTGCGACGCGCCCCGGCTTTGCCGCGCCGATTTCACGGCGCAGACGCTCACGCCGCTGCACGAGGTGGCGGGCTGGGAGATCGAGAAGGTTGTGCTCTCGCCCGACAAGACAAGCGCCGCCTGCGTGGTGAACCGCGACGGGCTGCTGCGAATCGAGATGGTCGATCTGGCGACCGGCACGGCGACCGATCTGGGCGCGCCGGGTGGCGGCGTGATCGGCGCTCTGGCCTTTGCCCCGGGGACGCGCCGGCTGATCCTCGATTTCGCCAGCCCCACGGAGCCGGGCGCGCTCTGGGGCTGGTCCGCCGCGGATGGCTTCACCCGGCTCTTCGCCGATATCGCCGCCCGCCCGGTCGCCAGCCATTGCACGCCCGAGGTGCTGCGCTTCGACAGCTTCGACGGACTGGCCGTGCCCTATTTCCTCTACACGCCCGCCGGCACCCCGCCCGAGGCCGGCTGGCCGGTGCTGTTTCTGGTCCATGGCGGCCCGGAATCGCAGTGGAAGGCGCAGTTCCGCGCCGACATCCCCCACCACCTGCAGAACGGTATCATGGTGGTGGCCCCGAACGTGCGCGGCTCGTCGGGCTATGGCCGGCGCTATTGCGCCGCCGACGATCTCGAGAAGCGCATGGACGCGGTGCAGGACCTCATCGCGCTGCGCGATCACATTGCCGCCCGACCCGATACCGACGCCGCGCGCATTGCCGTCGCCGGGCAAAGCTACGGCGGCTTCATGACGCTCGCCGCGATGACCGAGGCACCGGAGAAATGGCGCTGCGGCATCGACATCTACGGCATCTCGAACTTCCCGACGCTGATGATGACGACCGGCCCGTGGCGGCAGGTGCTGCGCGCCGCGGAATACGGCGATCCGGTGCGCGACGCCGAACTGCTGCGCCAGATCTCTCCGATCACGCGGATCGACCGCATCGCCGCGCCGCTGCTGATCGTCCACGCCACCGACGATCCGCGCGTGCCGATCGAACAGGGCGAGCAGGTGCTCTCGGCGCTGCGCGGGCTCGACCGGCCGGTCGACTACCTGCGCATCGAACATGAGGGCCACGGCTTCTCGCGCCGCGCCAACAAGAGCTGCGTCTTCGAGACCATAGCCACCTTCCTCGCCCGGCATCTCTGATCCCCCGCAACGACAACAAGACCGACAGGAGAGTTCACATGCAGTTCAGCCCCCTTCTCGCGGCCAGCGCGCTCGCGCTCGGCGCGGCGACCGCCACCCATGCCGCGACACCCGACAGCGCCCTGGTCATGGCCTACAACATCGACGCAATTTCGAGCTTCGATCCGGCGCAGATCGCCGAGGTGGTGACCGATGAGATCATCATGAACGCCTGCGACGCGCTGGTGAACTACGACCCCGCGAACGAGGCCGAGTTTGTCTCCAGCCTCGCCGAAAGCTGGGACGTCTCGGAAGACGGGCAGACCGTCACCTTCCACCTGCGCGACGGCATCGTCTATCCCGACGGCACGCCGGGCTCGGCCGGTGATCTGGTCTGGTCGA contains these protein-coding regions:
- a CDS encoding S9 family peptidase, coding for MNHPSPVAPVSMSMSDYVALPEAGGASLSADGSQMAYLSNASGLNQIWLCDMQDGRPSGPTRQITELSERVVSVAFAPRGRDLIYTTDCGMDERYQIWLISGTEGRPRPLTTALGRVHVWGCWSADATQVAFASNERDPRLMDIHVMDLATFERRRVWEGAGHVEPLAFAADGRLLLRDCRRSMRDQDLLWLDPGTGVATPALPHAGPAQYLSVKLDPDARGALVLTDQGCDAPRLCRADFTAQTLTPLHEVAGWEIEKVVLSPDKTSAACVVNRDGLLRIEMVDLATGTATDLGAPGGGVIGALAFAPGTRRLILDFASPTEPGALWGWSAADGFTRLFADIAARPVASHCTPEVLRFDSFDGLAVPYFLYTPAGTPPEAGWPVLFLVHGGPESQWKAQFRADIPHHLQNGIMVVAPNVRGSSGYGRRYCAADDLEKRMDAVQDLIALRDHIAARPDTDAARIAVAGQSYGGFMTLAAMTEAPEKWRCGIDIYGISNFPTLMMTTGPWRQVLRAAEYGDPVRDAELLRQISPITRIDRIAAPLLIVHATDDPRVPIEQGEQVLSALRGLDRPVDYLRIEHEGHGFSRRANKSCVFETIATFLARHL